One Pseudorasbora parva isolate DD20220531a chromosome 4, ASM2467924v1, whole genome shotgun sequence genomic region harbors:
- the en1b gene encoding homeobox protein engrailed-1b: MEEQKDQNSRDSTESESVSLSPNIPSPPILPHQAAQQAHRTTNFFIDNILRPDFGCKKDLGSRDRAQTSGRENVNPMVIRPSHNSSLCQDSNCSSDSTSSSSSSSPSSKQTSAKLVEGNGTTTARYGENTPSIMVVNANGGTPPAKESQPLLWPAWVYCTRYSDRPSSGPRTRKLKKKKSEKEDKRPRTAFTAEQLQRLKSEFQANRYITEQRRQSLAQELNLNESQIKIWFQNKRAKIKKASGYKNGLALQLMAQGLYNHSTTTVQDEKEDSE; the protein is encoded by the exons ATGGAGGAGCAAAAGGATCAAAACAGTCGTGATTCGACTGAATCTGAGAGCGTCTCGCTCTCACCCAATATACCATCTCCTCCGATTTTACCTCACCAGGCTGCGCAGCAAGCCCACAGAACCACGAACTTTTTCATCGACAATATTCTAAGGCCAGATTTCGGCTGCAAGAAAGATCTTGGGAGCAGGGACCGGGCGCAAACCTCGGGTAGGGAGAATGTTAACCCTATGGTAATAAGGCCGTCGCATAATAGCAGCCTTTGCCAGGATTCAAACTGCAGTAGTGACAGCACTTCTTCGTCCTCTTCgtcttcgccatcctcaaagcAGACCTCGGCAAAGCTTGTCGAGGGAAATGGAACTACCACAGCAAGGTACGGGGAGAATACGCCGTCGATAATGGTGGTGAACGCTAACGGGGGAACTCCGCCAGCTAAAGAATCGCAGCCTTTACTATGGCCTGCGTGGGTGTACTGCACCAGGTACTCGGACAGACCTTCATCTG GCCCAAGGACACGAAAattgaaaaagaagaaaagcgAGAAGGAAGACAAGCGACCGAGAACCGCTTTCACGGCTGAACAGCTGCAGAGACTTAAATCCGAGTTTCAGGCGAATCGGTACATTACGGAGCAGCGGAGACAGTCACTGGCCCAGGAACTCAACCTCAATGAGTCACAAATAAAAATCTGGTTCCAGAATAAGAGGGCCAAAATCAAAAAGGCCTCTGGCTATAAGAACGGCCTCGCTCTTCAGCTCATGGCTCAAGGACTTTACAACCATTCCACAACCACAGTTCAAGATGAAAAAGAAGATAGCGAATAA
- the arglu1b gene encoding arginine and glutamate-rich protein 1-B codes for MGRSRSRSSSRSKHSKNSKHSKKRSRSRSRSRDKERKRRSKSRESKRSRKRESRSRSKSNTAASRRDRERAASPPERIDIFGRAISKRSAVDEKQKKEDEEKRVEMERQRRIRQQEIEERLIEEETARRVEELVAKRVEEELEKRKDEIEREVLRRVEEAKRIMEKQLLEELEKQRHAELAAQKAREEEEKSKREELEKILVENNRKIADAQAKLAEEQLRIVEEQRKIHEERMKLEQERQKQQKEEQKIILGKGKSRPKLSFSFKASE; via the exons ATGGGTCGTTCGCGGAGCCGCAGCTCTTCCCGCTCCAAGCACTCCAAAAATAGTAAGCACAGTAAAAAGCGAAGCCGCTCTCGATCAAGGTCCCGGGATAAAGAGAGGAAGAGGCGCTCGAAGTCTCGAGAGTCCAAAAGGAGTCGGAAGAGAGAGTCGCGCTCTCGTTCCAAATCAAACACGGCCGCGTCTCGCCGGGATAGGGAGAGAGCCGCCTCGCCGCCGGAGAGAATCGACATTTTCGGCAGGGCGATAAGTAAGAGGAGTGCTGTAGACGAAAAGCAGAAGAAAGAGGACGAAGAGAAGAGAGTCGAAATGGAAAGACAGAGGAGAAT TCGACAGCAGGAGATAGAGGAGCGGCTGATTGAGGAGGAGACGGCGCGGCGCGTAGAGGAACTGGTAGCGAAGCGTGTGGAGGAGGAACTGGAAAAGCGAAAGGATGAGATTGAAAGAGAAGTATTGCGACGGGTGGAGGAGGCCAAGCGCATCATGGAGAAGCAGTTGCTGGAGGAGCTGGAGAAACAGAGACATGCGGAGCTGGCTGCTCAGAAAGCTCGGGAG GAGGAAGAGAAATCGAAGCGTGAAGAACTGGAGAAAATTCTGGTGGAGAACAATCGCAAGATAGCCGATGCTCAAGCTAAACTG GCAGAGGAGCAACTACGGATAGTTGAAGAGCAGAGAAAAATACACGAGGAGCGTATGAAGTTGGAGCAAGAGCGACAGAAACAGCAGAAAGAAGAACAGAAGATCATTTTGGGGAAAGGGAAATCGAGGCCTAAACTGTCTTTCTCTTTCAAGGCCTCTGAGTGA